Proteins encoded within one genomic window of uncultured Fusobacterium sp.:
- a CDS encoding lysozyme produces MKISEKGINFIINEEGEKLKAYICPAGVLTIGVGHTGKDVVPGMIITKEHSRELLKNDLKYFENAVETSVKISLKQHEYDSLISFAFNVGAEAFKKSTLLKKINALAPMIEIEAEFRKWVRGGGKVLPVLQKRREREIKFFKGEY; encoded by the coding sequence ATGAAAATAAGTGAAAAAGGAATAAATTTTATAATTAATGAAGAGGGAGAAAAATTAAAGGCTTATATTTGTCCTGCAGGTGTTCTTACAATAGGTGTAGGACATACAGGAAAAGATGTTGTTCCGGGAATGATTATTACTAAAGAGCATTCGAGAGAGCTTCTAAAAAATGATTTAAAGTATTTTGAAAATGCTGTAGAAACATCTGTAAAAATATCTTTGAAACAACATGAATACGATAGTTTAATCTCTTTTGCTTTCAATGTTGGAGCTGAAGCCTTTAAAAAGAGTACACTTCTTAAAAAAATAAATGCTTTAGCACCTATGATAGAAATAGAAGCAGAGTTTAGAAAGTGGGTTAGAGGTGGTGGAAAAGTTCTTCCAGTTCTTCAAAAAAGAAGAGAAAGAGAAATAAAATTTTTTAAAGGGGAGTATTAA